Genomic window (Cyprinus carpio isolate SPL01 chromosome B7, ASM1834038v1, whole genome shotgun sequence):
TGCCTTAAAAATAGACATCGCCTTGTCTGTTTTTAAACAATCATAAATGCCAAATGGCTGCCTctgtttgtaatttgtaattttatcttGTGTATAAACTGTTATTTCAACACCCTAACACATTTGCTTAGCTAACAATGGAATAACACTGCTCAAAATTGTcaataaaatatccaaatatttaCCTTTCGCCATATTCTCGATGTCTTTCTCGAAATTAAATCTGTTATCAGTATTTCTCAATGTAGGGTCACCTGAcacaaaataatgaagaaatatatTATCACACtgaatttttaagtttatttattttgtatcaatatataatgttgttttaaaacacacacataatataatatgttttttattgctACTCACTTGGGTTCTCTTTGCTAACACTAATATGACCCGAACAGGATTTTTGTGATTCACATTCGTCGTCAGTAGGGCTGTTGTTTGAGATGCATGAATCTAAGGAAAATATACGTATTCAGAGTAAATAATTAAATCCTATAATTTCTTCTAAAATCGACGAAATTAAAGTTGTTAAAATTCTAGAGTAGCTATATAAAAGCCTACTAATGAATTGTAAATTGGGGGACATTTTTCCCAGTCATctcaatagcaaaaaaaaaaaaaaaaaattgtcctaaTTTACCCAAATTCACTCATTTAAATGTTAGTTTGTTAAATTGCCTTACCGTGTGTTTCCGGTGCGCAGAGAGGAGGTTTAGAGGCCGAACAGGGCAGTGTGCTCTGAAGAGATGTTCCCTCCTTTTCATATGAGTACACCTGCAAAAATTAaccaagcatttaaaaaaaaaaaaaaaagtactaccccaattatgcataattttcttcttttcttacGCAACCATGCTTCAGAAAACAGACTGCGTTTATACTCTTCTAATGATCTACGCATATTTGGCAACATCAGGCCAAATTACTCGTATTGTATTACAAGGTAAATTCGGTCAGATGGACTGACAAAAGAATAATTTGCGCAGTATCCACAGGGGAGCCCTTACACCAACGCACCAATAGCCCGCGGGCGACGACAGAAATGaccattcattttaaacatttaatttactatAATTACGCGCCGCTGGGTTCTTTTATTTAGATCGTTCTATGTTAACAAATAGAATATAAACGATCTGTATCCATAACAACATAAATTGCAAATTGTTCACAAATAGAACACTATGAATGTAGAGTCCATAGGCTCAATTATGCGTCATTACTTGCTATTAGAGTTGAAAGACTGATGTATCAGACAAGTGCTATTCTGAACAATGAGTGTTTTAATTCAGTCTGCCATTTTGTTGATTCAAAATAATTTGACACTAAGAGGGAGCTATTTGTTTGACGTTTTATTACTGGATATAGATTCAAATGGTTTCACTGCAACTGAACTTGACAGTTTGTGTGACTCACTTCGTAAGCAATGGCATCACTTTTCTTTGCCACCTGCTTGTTCTGCTTCTGTTCAGGGGAGCTCCCGTCACTAAAAGTGGCTATCTGGTCATCATCCGGCTGCGGAGTTGGGCTGTTTTCCCTCACTGGACTTTGTCGGTCATCCACGGAAAGTTGTATAGACTCCTCGTCCTCCGGAATTCTGTGAGTCTCCACGTCGACATCCGGTTCTTCCCCGCTGTCCACACACGGAGAGGCTGATCTGTAGCTGGAGCTCTCACTCACAAAGTCTGGCGACAAATGTCCAGGATGACCTCCGCTGTACGCGTCCCTGTTCCCGTAGAGCTTAGCTATGCTCTCTGCGTCTTTAACGACAGGTCTGAACGCAGATATATAGCTCAGCTTTCTGGGGGTGCTGGGTTGACCCTCACTTGACCTGGCCTCGTCCCCAGATTTGTCCTCGTCGTTCCTGAGGGACTGCGAACTAGAGCAGCGCTCGTTGTCGAACAGACTGTCTCTAGGTTTGTTTCCTCCCCGCTCACTTTCTGACATGTCTGTCTCGGTTTGCCGGCCACCCAGGAGCTCCGTGTGTGATTTTGGTTGTGCTGGTTGATAGGATGAGAGCGGCAGGCTGCCCGCGGTAGGCCAAAACATGGGGAACGATGGATAGATACCGTCCTTCGCACCGGGCCAAAACACACCAGGTACATTGGTCTTATTCTGCTCACCAACTCCATCATCCTTTTTTTGACACAGTCCAAATGCTGGGAAACTATACGGATGCGGAAAGATGGGTGGCGGGATCTTCTGAAGCATGCCGAAACTCTTACTAGGCACAGGGATGAGCGGGTAATTACGCACGCTGCTGGTTATGCTGAGGTTCCCACGGTCGTCGTCGCAGCGCAAAGTTTTGTGAGGAATAATATCAGGGGAAGCGGTCTGCGTGATGTTTCGGGAGGCCTGCGGTTTAAGCGGGGAGGACATTTCTGATCCATTCCCTGGCATTGCACGTTTCCGGCTCCCGCCGTTAAACATGGCCTTGACGTCCTCCCACGCGTGACAAAGGTCATCAGACAAGCTTTTGTCGGTGAGTTTTAGATGGCGTCTCCATGAATTAAAATTGGCCGCGTCCGGCTGGGTGTATTTCGATTCAGGTGTGCGGTGcgaatgaaatataaatttgttGGGTGAAAAATACATATTGCAGTAGGTGCACTTGATGCATTTCGCCCTGGAGCTGTTGTACCTCGCAGGTATGAAGCTACCTCGGCAGCCCCAGGAGCACTCGTGGGAAACATCGAATGCAAAATTCTCGGGTAATTTTGGAGGGTTGTGAGCCCCGAGGAAGGATTTGCAGAGGCGCTCGGCCTCGCGTTTGGTGATCATGCCGCAGCGGCGCGAGGAGATGGGCATTGCCCCCGCGCGCCTCAGGATCTCCAGCTGCACCGGTGTGCACTGCACACACGTAATTCCAAGCGCCACGCGTCTGTTGTGGATTTCGTTGTAGCTGTAGTTCTTCAATAAAGTGTTGGAAATCTGCGCCAGACACAGCCTCTCCTGACCGTCGATGACCAAAGAGACGATGGGCACTCCGTACAGCACAGTCTCACTCACTTGATTTGGCTTCAGCGAGCTGCTGCTGGAGTAAGGCTGCAGTTCTTGCTTTGAGTTGGGGGAAGAGCAAACATCTCGTCCCGTAGAAAGCTGACTGGGTATCGACTCCATTCCTGGAAGTCTGTGAAGAACGAgtcagaaatgtaacattacaattCAGTTCAAGAACTGTTTTTATGGAACTTTTGAGAGATGATCTAGAATTATAAATGCGTGCTTTCTGTAGCCTTAAGCGTTGTcctaatataaacacatttttaatcataataagtattactattattttggtttttattataattttaatattatttaatgtagttttaataGTATAGGTCTAACAGTATCTCAGTAAAAAAGGCAAAATGAAAAAAGGCAGTATTTGGCAGCTGTATTCTGTTTTAAATGTCTACAATTCTGTctgtcacattttttattttgtttcatcctCGATAGAATTACTTTTGCATGATaagaaatgatatttaaaaatgacaatttttacaGTCATTTGGATAATTATTTTAGCATTGGATTCCAGACTACTgttagtagttttagttaacactttacattttaaatgacagcTTTAGGCCTGCTAATTAATATTTGCTATTAATACCTCGCTTTTTATGTTGAGAATGTCGCCGGTTCTAACGCTATCCCTAAAAGCTCGCACTCTCTGACCTGAGAGTGTGCATCATTGCTTAATGTCTCCAAATCGGCTCAGTGGCCGGAGCGATTTACCTAAAGGCCTCTTACGGCTCTAATACGCAAAGGGGCAGAAGGGAAGAATCTTTTAGCTACTAAAATGAGCTTAGCAACAAGGTAAAGAAGCAGTAAGCCGCTTTCTGTGTAATTACACAGCCTGTGTTGTTCGACTTTGATCTGTTAATAAAAGTcatatcatttataattaaaacattgcGCAAGGGGCTGTTATATTTGAGACCTACACTTATATTTGTTTGCTAGATGTATCCGTAATCCTTACATCTTTGCGATGTACAATTATTCTATAGATTTGACATATTATTTTGTATCAAGTGATTTAAGTGCAATAAATTCTCTTTCCTAATAAAGGATCagcaatttttaaacattaactaCAGACTAGCTTTTCTTCTAAAATAATGTTGACAGTAATAAGCGCGTTAATTTAAGAAAATACACACGCTAATTATTTTGATCAACttgtaaatacaaaaagaaaCTTACCTTTTTATCAGGAAACGAAGTCAGATGAGCGAGAGTGTTTGCTTCAAATTAACAGGCCTAAAACAAGGATAAAACGTCCGTCTGTAGTGCGTGATGAGAACTGCGAGGTTTTATAGTGTCTCTCCTCTCAAAACAGCTTTAGAGTTTCCATTCCACTCAGCTCTCGTGCGTGGTGACGGGAGCGCGAGCCGAGTGACCACATGGCAATCCCGGAGCTCGTGCCTCTTCTTAATAGGTTGTGCGCGATCTACTTCAAGAGAGGGGACGCCAAAA
Coding sequences:
- the skor1a gene encoding SKI family transcriptional corepressor 1a isoform X5, with the protein product MESIPSQLSTGRDVCSSPNSKQELQPYSSSSSLKPNQVSETVLYGVPIVSLVIDGQERLCLAQISNTLLKNYSYNEIHNRRVALGITCVQCTPVQLEILRRAGAMPISSRRCGMITKREAERLCKSFLGAHNPPKLPENFAFDVSHECSWGCRGSFIPARYNSSRAKCIKCTYCNMYFSPNKFIFHSHRTPESKYTQPDAANFNSWRRHLKLTDKSLSDDLCHAWEDVKAMFNGGSRKRAMPGNGSEMSSPLKPQASRNITQTASPDIIPHKTLRCDDDRGNLSITSSVRNYPLIPVPSKSFGMLQKIPPPIFPHPYSFPAFGLCQKKDDGVGEQNKTNVPGVFWPGAKDGIYPSFPMFWPTAGSLPLSSYQPAQPKSHTELLGGRQTETDMSESERGGNKPRDSLFDNERCSSSQSLRNDEDKSGDEARSSEGQPSTPRKLSYISAFRPVVKDAESIAKLYGNRDAYSGGHPGHLSPDFVSESSSYRSASPCVDSGEEPDVDVETHRIPEDEESIQLSVDDRQSPVRENSPTPQPDDDQIATFSDGSSPEQKQNKQVAKKSDAIAYEVYSYEKEGTSLQSTLPCSASKPPLCAPETHDSCISNNSPTDDECESQKSCSGHISVSKENPSDPTLRNTDNRFNFEKDIENMAKEELQKQLLEQVELRKKLEREFQSLKGSNEEGTVLSRGDGPAAADCTRHIVQRVGSGEKVSLCNSAEA
- the skor1a gene encoding SKI family transcriptional corepressor 1a isoform X2; translated protein: MESIPSQLSTGRDVCSSPNSKQELQPYSSSSSLKPNQVSETVLYGVPIVSLVIDGQERLCLAQISNTLLKNYSYNEIHNRRVALGITCVQCTPVQLEILRRAGAMPISSRRCGMITKREAERLCKSFLGAHNPPKLPENFAFDVSHECSWGCRGSFIPARYNSSRAKCIKCTYCNMYFSPNKFIFHSHRTPESKYTQPDAANFNSWRRHLKLTDKSLSDDLCHAWEDVKAMFNGGSRKRAMPGNGSEMSSPLKPQASRNITQTASPDIIPHKTLRCDDDRGNLSITSSVRNYPLIPVPSKSFGMLQKIPPPIFPHPYSFPAFGLCQKKDDGVGEQNKTNVPGVFWPGAKDGIYPSFPMFWPTAGSLPLSSYQPAQPKSHTELLGGRQTETDMSESERGGNKPRDSLFDNERCSSSQSLRNDEDKSGDEARSSEGQPSTPRKLSYISAFRPVVKDAESIAKLYGNRDAYSGGHPGHLSPDFVSESSSYRSASPCVDSGEEPDVDVETHRIPEDEESIQLSVDDRQSPVRENSPTPQPDDDQIATFSDGSSPEQKQNKQVAKKSDAIAYEVYSYEKEGTSLQSTLPCSASKPPLCAPETHDSCISNNSPTDDECESQKSCSGHISVSKENPSDPTLRNTDNRFNFEKDIENMAKEELQKQLLEQVELRKKLEREFQSLKDNFQDQMKRELSYREEMVQQLQIVRDTLCNELDQERKSRYAIQQKLKAHDALHHFSCKMLTPRHCTGTCTFKPPLLPP
- the skor1a gene encoding SKI family transcriptional corepressor 1a isoform X4, with translation MESIPSQLSTGRDVCSSPNSKQELQPYSSSSSLKPNQVSETVLYGVPIVSLVIDGQERLCLAQISNTLLKNYSYNEIHNRRVALGITCVQCTPVQLEILRRAGAMPISSRRCGMITKREAERLCKSFLGAHNPPKLPENFAFDVSHECSWGCRGSFIPARYNSSRAKCIKCTYCNMYFSPNKFIFHSHRTPESKYTQPDAANFNSWRRHLKLTDKSLSDDLCHAWEDVKAMFNGGSRKRAMPGNGSEMSSPLKPQASRNITQTASPDIIPHKTLRCDDDRGNLSITSSVRNYPLIPVPSKSFGMLQKIPPPIFPHPYSFPAFGLCQKKDDGVGEQNKTNVPGVFWPGAKDGIYPSFPMFWPTAGSLPLSSYQPAQPKSHTELLGGRQTETDMSESERGGNKPRDSLFDNERCSSSQSLRNDEDKSGDEARSSEGQPSTPRKLSYISAFRPVVKDAESIAKLYGNRDAYSGGHPGHLSPDFVSESSSYRSASPCVDSGEEPDVDVETHRIPEDEESIQLSVDDRQSPVRENSPTPQPDDDQIATFSDGSSPEQKQNKQVAKKSDAIAYEVYSYEKEGTSLQSTLPCSASKPPLCAPETHDSCISNNSPTDDECESQKSCSGHISVSKENPSDPTLRNTDNRFNFEKDIENMAKEELQKQLLEQVELRKKLEREFQSLKDNFQDQMKRELSYREEMVQQLQIVRAHDALHHFSCKMLTPRHCTGTCTFKPPLLPP
- the skor1a gene encoding SKI family transcriptional corepressor 1a isoform X1 — encoded protein: MESIPSQLSTGRDVCSSPNSKQELQPYSSSSSLKPNQVSETVLYGVPIVSLVIDGQERLCLAQISNTLLKNYSYNEIHNRRVALGITCVQCTPVQLEILRRAGAMPISSRRCGMITKREAERLCKSFLGAHNPPKLPENFAFDVSHECSWGCRGSFIPARYNSSRAKCIKCTYCNMYFSPNKFIFHSHRTPESKYTQPDAANFNSWRRHLKLTDKSLSDDLCHAWEDVKAMFNGGSRKRAMPGNGSEMSSPLKPQASRNITQTASPDIIPHKTLRCDDDRGNLSITSSVRNYPLIPVPSKSFGMLQKIPPPIFPHPYSFPAFGLCQKKDDGVGEQNKTNVPGVFWPGAKDGIYPSFPMFWPTAGSLPLSSYQPAQPKSHTELLGGRQTETDMSESERGGNKPRDSLFDNERCSSSQSLRNDEDKSGDEARSSEGQPSTPRKLSYISAFRPVVKDAESIAKLYGNRDAYSGGHPGHLSPDFVSESSSYRSASPCVDSGEEPDVDVETHRIPEDEESIQLSVDDRQSPVRENSPTPQPDDDQIATFSDGSSPEQKQNKQVAKKSDAIAYEVYSYEKEGTSLQSTLPCSASKPPLCAPETHDSCISNNSPTDDECESQKSCSGHISVSKENPSDPTLRNTDNRFNFEKDIENMAKEELQKQLLEQVELRKKLEREFQSLKDNFQDQMKRELSYREEMVQQLQIVRDTLCNELDQERKSRYAIQQKLKEAHDALHHFSCKMLTPRHCTGTCTFKPPLLPP
- the skor1a gene encoding SKI family transcriptional corepressor 1a isoform X7, coding for MESIPSQLSTGRDVCSSPNSKQELQPYSSSSSLKPNQVSETVLYGVPIVSLVIDGQERLCLAQISNTLLKNYSYNEIHNRRVALGITCVQCTPVQLEILRRAGAMPISSRRCGMITKREAERLCKSFLGAHNPPKLPENFAFDVSHECSWGCRGSFIPARYNSSRAKCIKCTYCNMYFSPNKFIFHSHRTPESKYTQPDAANFNSWRRHLKLTDKSLSDDLCHAWEDVKAMFNGGSRKRAMPGNGSEMSSPLKPQASRNITQTASPDIIPHKTLRCDDDRGNLSITSSVRNYPLIPVPSKSFGMLQKIPPPIFPHPYSFPAFGLCQKKDDGVGEQNKTNVPGVFWPGAKDGIYPSFPMFWPTAGSLPLSSYQPAQPKSHTELLGGRQTETDMSESERGGNKPRDSLFDNERCSSSQSLRNDEDKSGDEARSSEGQPSTPRKLSYISAFRPVVKDAESIAKLYGNRDAYSGGHPGHLSPDFVSESSSYRSASPCVDSGEEPDVDVETHRIPEDEESIQLSVDDRQSPVRENSPTPQPDDDQIATFSDGSSPEQKQNKQVAKKSDAIAYEVYSYEKEGTSLQSTLPCSASKPPLCAPETHDSCISNNSPTDDECESQKSCSGHISVSKENPSDPTLRNTDNRFNFEKDIENMAKEELQKQLLEQVELRKKLEREFQSLKGSNEEGTVLSRGDGPAAADCTSS
- the skor1a gene encoding SKI family transcriptional corepressor 1a isoform X6, with amino-acid sequence MESIPSQLSTGRDVCSSPNSKQELQPYSSSSSLKPNQVSETVLYGVPIVSLVIDGQERLCLAQISNTLLKNYSYNEIHNRRVALGITCVQCTPVQLEILRRAGAMPISSRRCGMITKREAERLCKSFLGAHNPPKLPENFAFDVSHECSWGCRGSFIPARYNSSRAKCIKCTYCNMYFSPNKFIFHSHRTPESKYTQPDAANFNSWRRHLKLTDKSLSDDLCHAWEDVKAMFNGGSRKRAMPGNGSEMSSPLKPQASRNITQTASPDIIPHKTLRCDDDRGNLSITSSVRNYPLIPVPSKSFGMLQKIPPPIFPHPYSFPAFGLCQKKDDGVGEQNKTNVPGVFWPGAKDGIYPSFPMFWPTAGSLPLSSYQPAQPKSHTELLGGRQTETDMSESERGGNKPRDSLFDNERCSSSQSLRNDEDKSGDEARSSEGQPSTPRKLSYISAFRPVVKDAESIAKLYGNRDAYSGGHPGHLSPDFVSESSSYRSASPCVDSGEEPDVDVETHRIPEDEESIQLSVDDRQSPVRENSPTPQPDDDQIATFSDGSSPEQKQNKQVAKKSDAIAYEVYSYEKEGTSLQSTLPCSASKPPLCAPETHDSCISNNSPTDDECESQKSCSGHISVSKENPSDPTLRNTDNRFNFEKDIENMAKEELQKQLLEQVELRKKLEREFQSLKGSNEEGTVLSRGDGPAAADCTRSS
- the skor1a gene encoding SKI family transcriptional corepressor 1a isoform X3 codes for the protein MESIPSQLSTGRDVCSSPNSKQELQPYSSSSSLKPNQVSETVLYGVPIVSLVIDGQERLCLAQISNTLLKNYSYNEIHNRRVALGITCVQCTPVQLEILRRAGAMPISSRRCGMITKREAERLCKSFLGAHNPPKLPENFAFDVSHECSWGCRGSFIPARYNSSRAKCIKCTYCNMYFSPNKFIFHSHRTPESKYTQPDAANFNSWRRHLKLTDKSLSDDLCHAWEDVKAMFNGGSRKRAMPGNGSEMSSPLKPQASRNITQTASPDIIPHKTLRCDDDRGNLSITSSVRNYPLIPVPSKSFGMLQKIPPPIFPHPYSFPAFGLCQKKDDGVGEQNKTNVPGVFWPGAKDGIYPSFPMFWPTAGSLPLSSYQPAQPKSHTELLGGRQTETDMSESERGGNKPRDSLFDNERCSSSQSLRNDEDKSGDEARSSEGQPSTPRKLSYISAFRPVVKDAESIAKLYGNRDAYSGGHPGHLSPDFVSESSSYRSASPCVDSGEEPDVDVETHRIPEDEESIQLSVDDRQSPVRENSPTPQPDDDQIATFSDGSSPEQKQNKQVAKKSDAIAYEVYSYEKEGTSLQSTLPCSASKPPLCAPETHDSCISNNSPTDDECESQKSCSGHISVSKENPSDPTLRNTDNRFNFEKDIENMAKEELQKQLLEQVELRKKLEREFQSLKDNFQDQMKRELSYREEMVQQLQIVREAHDALHHFSCKMLTPRHCTGTCTFKPPLLPP